In a single window of the Tellurirhabdus bombi genome:
- a CDS encoding bifunctional 3,4-dihydroxy-2-butanone-4-phosphate synthase/GTP cyclohydrolase II codes for MYSANVAVEPVRLDRIEDAIQDIRDGKIIIVVDDEDRENEGDMICAAEKITPEMVNFMTKEGRGLMCAPLTNERCQELGLEMMVGNNTSVHTTPFTVSVDLLGNGCTTGISASDRAKTIRALVDPETKPEDLGRPGHIFPLRAVEGGVLRRTGHTEAAVDFAKLAGLSPAGVLIEILHEDGTMARLPQLRELADKFGMKLVSIQDLIEYRLKQESLIRREIGVDMPTERGHFELIAYKSLTTDDTHLALIKGTWEKNEPVLVRVHSSCVTGDIFGSCRCDCGGQLHAAMDLVEKEGKGVVLYMNQEGRGIGLLNKLRAYKLQEAGLDTVEANLELGFKMDERDYGVGAQILRDLGIHKIRLISNNPKKRAGLMGYGLEIIETVPLQIQSNPYNERYLQTKRDKMGHALTHLGDKSLNP; via the coding sequence ATGTATTCTGCGAATGTAGCGGTTGAACCTGTTCGTTTAGACCGGATTGAAGACGCTATTCAGGACATTCGGGACGGCAAAATTATCATCGTAGTTGACGATGAAGATCGTGAAAACGAGGGTGATATGATTTGCGCTGCCGAAAAAATCACGCCCGAGATGGTTAACTTCATGACGAAGGAAGGCCGGGGCCTTATGTGTGCTCCTCTTACCAACGAGCGTTGCCAGGAATTAGGTCTGGAAATGATGGTTGGCAACAATACGTCTGTTCATACGACTCCTTTTACGGTTTCCGTTGATTTGCTTGGCAACGGATGCACCACCGGAATTTCTGCCAGCGACCGCGCTAAAACCATCCGCGCTTTGGTTGATCCGGAAACCAAACCTGAAGACCTGGGCCGTCCCGGTCACATCTTCCCACTCCGTGCGGTGGAGGGTGGCGTTTTGCGTCGCACCGGGCATACTGAAGCTGCCGTTGATTTTGCCAAACTGGCCGGTCTGTCACCAGCGGGCGTCCTGATTGAAATCCTTCACGAAGATGGCACGATGGCCCGGTTACCCCAACTCCGTGAGCTTGCCGATAAGTTTGGAATGAAACTGGTCAGCATTCAGGATTTGATTGAATACCGGCTTAAGCAGGAATCACTTATTCGTCGCGAAATCGGGGTGGATATGCCCACTGAACGGGGTCACTTCGAACTCATCGCTTATAAATCGCTCACTACCGACGACACGCACCTGGCCTTGATCAAAGGCACATGGGAAAAGAACGAGCCTGTTCTGGTTCGTGTGCACTCTTCCTGCGTTACGGGCGACATCTTCGGCTCTTGCCGTTGCGATTGTGGGGGCCAGTTGCACGCCGCCATGGATTTAGTGGAAAAAGAAGGAAAAGGGGTTGTCCTTTACATGAATCAGGAAGGCCGGGGGATTGGTCTGCTGAACAAGCTGAGAGCCTATAAATTACAGGAAGCAGGACTGGATACGGTGGAAGCCAATCTGGAACTGGGCTTTAAAATGGATGAGCGGGATTATGGCGTTGGGGCTCAAATTCTGCGCGATTTGGGCATTCACAAGATAAGACTCATCTCAAACAACCCGAAAAAACGGGCCGGATTGATGGGCTACGGCCTTGAAATTATCGAAACCGTGCCTCTTCAGATCCAGTCGAATCCGTATAACGAGCGCTATTTGCAGACCAAACGAGATAAAATGGGCCATGCCCTAACCCATCTGGGCGATAAATCACTGAATCCGTAA